From one Pseudomonas sp. S35 genomic stretch:
- a CDS encoding IlvD/Edd family dehydratase, which yields MSDKKPGLRSAQWFGTADKNGFMYRSWMKNQGIADHQFHGKPIIGICNTWSELTPCNAHFRQIAEHVKRGVIEAGGFPVEFPVFSNGESNLRPTAMLTRNLASMDVEEAIRGNPIDGVVLLTGCDKTTPALLMGAASCDVPAIVVTGGPMLNGKHKGQDIGSGTVVWQLSEQVKAGTITLDDFLAAEGGMSRSAGTCNTMGTASTMACMAEALGTSLPHNAAIPAVDARRYVLAHMSGMRAVEMVREDLKLSKILTKEAFENAIRVNAAIGGSTNAVIHLKAIAGRIGVELDLDDWTRMGRGMPTIVDLQPSGRFLMEEFYYAGGLPAVLRRLGEANLIPHPNALTVNGKSLGENTKDSPIYGQDEVIRTLDNPIRADGGICVLRGNLAPLGAVLKPSAASPELMQHRGRAVVFENFDMYKARINDPELDVDANSILVMKNCGPKGYPGMAEVGNMGLPAKLLAQGVTDMVRISDARMSGTAYGTVVLHVAPEAAAGGPLATVKEGDWIELDCANGRLHLDIPDAELAARMADLAPPQKLIVGGYRQLYIDHVLQADQGCDFDFLVGCRGAEVPRHSH from the coding sequence ATGTCTGATAAAAAGCCCGGCCTACGCTCCGCCCAGTGGTTTGGTACCGCCGACAAGAACGGCTTCATGTACCGCAGCTGGATGAAGAACCAGGGCATTGCCGACCATCAGTTCCATGGCAAGCCGATCATCGGTATCTGCAACACCTGGTCGGAGCTGACCCCGTGCAACGCGCATTTCCGCCAGATCGCCGAGCACGTCAAACGCGGCGTGATCGAGGCCGGTGGCTTCCCGGTGGAATTCCCGGTGTTCTCCAACGGCGAATCCAACCTGCGCCCCACCGCCATGCTGACGCGCAACCTGGCGAGCATGGACGTGGAGGAAGCGATTCGCGGCAACCCGATTGACGGCGTGGTGTTGCTGACCGGCTGCGACAAGACCACCCCCGCCCTGCTGATGGGGGCCGCCAGTTGCGACGTGCCGGCCATCGTGGTCACTGGCGGGCCGATGCTCAATGGCAAGCACAAGGGCCAGGACATCGGTTCGGGCACCGTGGTGTGGCAGCTCAGCGAACAAGTGAAGGCCGGCACCATCACCCTGGATGATTTCCTCGCGGCCGAGGGCGGCATGTCCCGTTCGGCGGGCACCTGCAACACGATGGGCACCGCGTCGACCATGGCGTGCATGGCCGAGGCACTCGGGACTTCGCTGCCGCACAACGCGGCGATTCCGGCGGTGGATGCGCGGCGTTACGTGCTGGCGCATATGTCGGGCATGCGTGCGGTAGAGATGGTGCGTGAAGACTTGAAACTCTCGAAGATCCTCACTAAAGAGGCCTTTGAAAACGCGATCCGGGTGAACGCGGCCATCGGCGGCTCGACCAACGCGGTGATCCACCTCAAAGCCATCGCCGGGCGCATCGGCGTCGAGCTCGATCTGGACGACTGGACCCGCATGGGCCGTGGCATGCCGACCATCGTCGACCTGCAGCCGTCGGGCCGCTTCCTGATGGAAGAGTTCTACTATGCCGGTGGCCTGCCCGCCGTACTGCGCCGTCTGGGCGAAGCCAACCTGATCCCGCACCCGAACGCGCTGACCGTCAACGGCAAATCCCTGGGCGAGAACACCAAGGACTCGCCGATCTACGGCCAGGACGAAGTGATCCGCACACTGGACAACCCGATCCGCGCCGACGGCGGCATCTGCGTGCTGCGCGGCAACCTCGCGCCATTGGGCGCGGTGCTCAAGCCGTCGGCGGCCAGTCCGGAGCTGATGCAGCATCGCGGCCGTGCAGTGGTGTTCGAGAATTTCGACATGTACAAGGCGCGCATCAACGACCCGGAGCTGGACGTGGACGCCAACTCGATCCTGGTCATGAAGAACTGCGGGCCCAAGGGTTATCCGGGCATGGCCGAAGTCGGCAACATGGGGTTGCCGGCCAAGCTGCTGGCCCAGGGTGTGACGGATATGGTGCGTATTTCCGATGCGCGCATGAGCGGCACGGCGTACGGCACCGTGGTGTTGCACGTGGCACCGGAAGCCGCTGCGGGCGGGCCGTTGGCCACGGTGAAGGAAGGTGACTGGATCGAACTGGACTGCGCCAACGGCCGTTTGCACCTGGACATCCCCGACGCAGAGCTGGCGGCGCGCATGGCTGACCTTGCGCCGCCGCAAAAGCTGATCGTCGGCGGCTACCGCCAGCTTTACATCGACCATGTGTTGCAGGCGGACCAGGGCTGCGACTTTGACTTCCTGGTGGGTTGCCGGGGGGCGGAAGTCCCCCGTCATTCCCACTAA
- a CDS encoding MFS transporter: MSEELRLIRRITLKLIPFLILLYLIAYVDRSAVGFAKLHMGADVGIGDAAYGLGAGLFFIGYFLFEIPSNLMLDRFGARRWFARIMITWGAITIGMAFVQGPHSFYVMRFLLGAAEAGFFPGVLYYITQWFPVRHRGKILGLFILSQPIAMMITGPVSGGLLGMDGILGLHGWQWLFIVIGTPAILLTWPVLRYLPDGPKQVKWMTDAEKTWLTDELNKDLQAYGQTRHGNPLHALKDKRVLLLALFYLPVTLSIYGLGLWLPTLIKQFGGSDLTTGFISAVPYIFGIIGLLIIPRSSDRLNDRYGHLAVLYVLGAIGLFCSAWLSVPVLQMAALCLAAFAMFSCTAVFWTLPGRFFAGASAAAGIALINSVGNLGGYIGPFVIGALKEYTGNLASGLYFLSGVMVFGLLLTGVVYRLLERKHVLPADQFAASARGATRT, encoded by the coding sequence ATGAGCGAGGAATTGCGGCTTATCCGGCGCATCACGCTGAAACTGATTCCCTTCCTGATCCTGCTGTACCTGATTGCCTATGTGGACCGCTCCGCCGTGGGCTTTGCCAAGTTGCACATGGGCGCCGACGTCGGCATCGGTGATGCGGCCTATGGCTTGGGCGCGGGGTTGTTCTTCATCGGCTACTTCCTGTTCGAGATCCCCAGTAACCTGATGCTCGACCGCTTCGGTGCGCGGCGCTGGTTCGCACGCATCATGATCACCTGGGGCGCGATCACCATCGGCATGGCGTTCGTGCAGGGGCCGCACAGCTTCTATGTCATGCGTTTTTTGCTGGGTGCGGCCGAAGCCGGCTTCTTCCCAGGCGTGCTGTACTACATCACCCAGTGGTTCCCGGTGCGCCATCGCGGCAAGATCCTCGGGTTGTTTATCCTCTCGCAGCCCATCGCAATGATGATCACCGGCCCGGTGTCCGGCGGCTTGCTGGGCATGGACGGCATCCTTGGCCTGCACGGCTGGCAGTGGCTGTTTATCGTGATCGGCACCCCGGCGATCCTGCTGACCTGGCCGGTGCTGCGGTACCTGCCGGATGGCCCCAAGCAGGTCAAGTGGATGACCGACGCCGAAAAAACCTGGCTGACCGACGAACTCAACAAAGACCTGCAAGCCTACGGCCAGACCCGCCACGGCAACCCCTTGCATGCGCTCAAGGACAAACGCGTGTTGCTGCTGGCGCTGTTCTACCTGCCGGTGACGCTGAGCATCTACGGCCTGGGGCTGTGGCTGCCGACGCTGATCAAGCAGTTCGGCGGCAGCGACCTCACCACCGGCTTCATCTCGGCGGTGCCGTACATCTTCGGCATTATTGGTTTGCTGATTATCCCGCGCAGTTCCGACCGCTTGAATGACCGCTACGGCCACCTTGCCGTGCTGTATGTGCTGGGCGCCATCGGCCTGTTCTGCAGCGCCTGGCTGAGTGTGCCGGTGCTGCAAATGGCGGCGCTGTGCCTGGCGGCATTCGCGATGTTCTCGTGCACGGCGGTGTTCTGGACCTTGCCGGGGCGCTTCTTCGCCGGCGCCAGTGCGGCGGCGGGCATCGCGTTGATCAACTCGGTGGGCAACCTCGGCGGCTATATCGGCCCGTTCGTGATCGGCGCGCTCAAGGAATACACCGGCAACCTCGCCTCGGGCTTGTACTTCCTGTCCGGGGTGATGGTCTTCGGGCTGCTGCTGACCGGCGTGGTCTATCGCCTGTTGGAGCGCAAGCACGTGCTCCCCGCCGACCAGTTCGCCGCCAGCGCCCGTGGCGCCACACGTACTTAA
- the araD1 gene encoding AraD1 family protein, giving the protein MRLVQFELNNGERRVGVVDGNQLREVCSAHSVRELALAAIEAGVKLQQQVDSLGLGDSHDYAALLAEQKILPPLDHPDPAHMLISGTGLTHLGSASARDKMHQGGDDSALTDTMRIFKWGVEGGKPAAGQAGVQPEWFYKGDGSIVVRPGQAFPVPPFAEDAGEEPEIGGLYVIGHDSKPYRLGFAVGNEFSDHVMERKNYLYLAHSKLRSCSYGPELRVGELPQHLAGTSRILRNGEEIWRNEFLSGEANMCHSLENLEYHHFKYSQFLKPGDVHIHFFGTATLSFADGIRTQPGDVFEISQAEFGAPLINSVGSVDAVFEPGNVITL; this is encoded by the coding sequence ATGCGTTTAGTGCAGTTCGAACTCAATAATGGCGAGCGCCGCGTCGGCGTGGTGGACGGCAACCAACTGCGTGAAGTGTGCAGCGCCCATAGCGTGCGCGAACTGGCGCTGGCCGCCATCGAAGCGGGCGTCAAGTTGCAGCAGCAGGTCGACAGCCTGGGCCTGGGCGACAGCCATGACTACGCAGCGCTGCTCGCCGAACAGAAAATCCTGCCGCCCCTGGACCACCCCGATCCGGCCCATATGTTGATCAGCGGCACCGGCCTGACCCACCTGGGCAGCGCCTCGGCGCGGGACAAAATGCACCAGGGCGGTGACGACAGCGCCTTGACCGACACCATGCGCATCTTCAAGTGGGGCGTGGAGGGTGGCAAGCCCGCTGCCGGCCAGGCCGGTGTGCAGCCGGAGTGGTTCTATAAAGGCGACGGCAGCATCGTGGTGCGCCCAGGCCAGGCCTTCCCGGTGCCGCCATTTGCCGAAGATGCCGGTGAAGAGCCGGAAATCGGTGGCCTCTACGTGATCGGCCACGACAGCAAACCCTATCGCCTGGGCTTCGCGGTGGGCAACGAGTTCTCCGACCATGTAATGGAGCGCAAGAACTACCTGTACCTGGCCCATTCCAAGCTGCGCAGTTGCAGCTACGGCCCGGAGTTGCGCGTCGGCGAACTGCCCCAGCACCTGGCCGGCACCAGCCGCATCCTGCGCAATGGCGAGGAAATCTGGCGGAACGAATTCCTCAGTGGCGAGGCCAATATGTGCCACAGCCTGGAAAACCTCGAATACCACCACTTCAAATACAGCCAGTTCCTCAAGCCGGGCGACGTGCACATTCACTTCTTCGGCACCGCCACCTTGTCATTCGCCGACGGTATACGTACCCAACCGGGGGATGTGTTCGAGATCAGCCAGGCTGAGTTCGGCGCGCCGTTGATCAACAGTGTCGGCAGCGTCGATGCGGTGTTCGAACCCGGCAATGTCATCACCCTTTAA
- a CDS encoding aldehyde dehydrogenase (NADP(+)) translates to MTQFLGHNFIGGQRSANGSVTLHSVDATTGEALPQAFYQATAQEVDAAAQAAAQAYPAYRALSAARRAQFLDAIADELDALSDNFVELVCRETALPAARIKGERGRTSGQMRLFATVLRRGDFYGARIDKALPDRQPLPRPDLRQYRIGLGPVAVFGASNFPLAFSTAGGDTAAALAAGCPVVFKAHSGHMATAEQVANAIIRAAEATEMPAGVFNMIFGGGVGEALVKHPAIQAVGFTGSLKGGRALCDMAAARPQPIPVFAEMSSINPVIVLPQALQARAETVARDLTASVVQGCGQFCTNPGLVIGIASSEFTAFTQQVAHLIGEQPAQTMLNAGTLSSYGKGLEKLLSHPGIQHLAGSTQAGNQAQPQLFKADVRLLLDGDEVLQEEVFGPTTVFIEVADQAQLSAALHGLHGQLTATIIGEPADFQQFAELTPLLEQKVGRILLNGYPTGVEVCDSMVHGGPYPATSDARGTSVGTLAIDRFLRPVCFQNYPDSLLPDALKNANPLRIQRLVDGTPSRDSL, encoded by the coding sequence ATGACCCAGTTTCTCGGCCACAACTTCATCGGCGGCCAGCGCAGCGCCAACGGCAGCGTAACGCTGCACAGCGTCGACGCCACCACCGGCGAAGCCTTGCCCCAGGCTTTCTACCAGGCCACCGCGCAGGAAGTCGACGCCGCCGCCCAGGCCGCCGCGCAGGCTTACCCGGCGTACCGCGCGTTGAGCGCCGCACGACGTGCACAGTTCCTGGATGCGATCGCCGACGAGTTGGATGCGCTGAGTGATAACTTCGTTGAGTTGGTCTGCCGCGAAACCGCCTTGCCTGCGGCGCGCATCAAGGGCGAGCGCGGGCGCACCAGCGGCCAGATGCGCCTGTTCGCCACGGTGCTGCGTCGTGGGGATTTCTACGGCGCCCGCATCGACAAAGCCCTGCCGGATCGCCAACCATTGCCGCGTCCGGACCTGCGTCAATACCGCATCGGCCTCGGCCCGGTGGCGGTGTTTGGCGCGAGCAATTTCCCCCTGGCATTCTCCACCGCAGGCGGCGACACCGCCGCCGCGCTGGCCGCCGGTTGCCCGGTGGTGTTCAAGGCACACAGCGGGCATATGGCGACGGCTGAACAGGTGGCCAATGCAATCATCCGCGCCGCTGAAGCGACCGAGATGCCTGCCGGTGTGTTCAATATGATCTTTGGCGGCGGCGTCGGCGAGGCGCTGGTCAAGCACCCGGCGATCCAGGCCGTGGGCTTCACTGGCTCCCTCAAAGGTGGCCGCGCCCTGTGCGATATGGCCGCAGCGCGCCCGCAACCGATCCCGGTGTTTGCCGAGATGTCGAGCATCAACCCGGTGATCGTGTTGCCCCAGGCTCTGCAGGCTCGGGCCGAGACCGTTGCCCGTGACCTCACCGCGTCGGTGGTGCAAGGCTGTGGCCAGTTCTGCACCAACCCTGGCCTGGTGATCGGCATTGCCTCGTCGGAATTCACCGCGTTCACCCAGCAGGTGGCGCACTTGATCGGCGAGCAACCGGCGCAAACCATGCTCAACGCCGGCACTTTGAGCAGCTATGGCAAGGGCCTGGAAAAACTCCTCTCGCACCCTGGCATCCAACACCTGGCGGGCAGCACCCAGGCGGGCAATCAGGCGCAACCGCAGCTGTTCAAGGCCGATGTGCGCCTGTTGCTCGATGGCGATGAAGTGCTGCAAGAAGAAGTCTTCGGCCCCACCACGGTGTTTATCGAAGTGGCGGACCAGGCCCAACTCAGCGCCGCGTTGCACGGCCTGCACGGTCAGCTCACCGCGACGATCATTGGCGAGCCGGCAGACTTTCAGCAGTTCGCCGAACTCACGCCGCTGCTGGAACAGAAAGTCGGGCGCATCCTGCTCAACGGCTACCCGACCGGCGTGGAAGTCTGCGATTCGATGGTGCACGGCGGCCCGTATCCGGCGACGTCCGATGCCCGCGGCACCTCGGTCGGCACCTTGGCCATCGACCGTTTCCTGCGCCCGGTGTGCTTCCAGAATTACCCTGATAGCCTGCTGCCCGACGCGTTGAAAAACGCTAACCCGTTGCGTATCCAGCGGCTGGTGGATGGCACCCCATCGCGCGATTCGCTGTAA
- a CDS encoding SMP-30/gluconolactonase/LRE family protein yields the protein MSCKAVTAHRAQLGEGPFWDAPTQALYWVNIAGKQALRLMDGQLQTWQLPEHVSAFIPCESGDALVTLSSGVYRLDLATEALTLLCVADPQPGNRGNEARCDAQGRLWLGTMQNNIGEHGEDLPLTRRSGGLFRIDADGLVTPLLSGLGIPNTLLWNEEGSRVHFGDSMDGTLYRHAIQPDGQLEPAQVWFGPHTRGGPDGSAMDAEGYIWNARWDGSCLLRLTPDGEVDRIIELPVSRPTSCVFGGPDLTTLYITSAASPLDHPLDGALLAIEVDIPGKPCHRFAG from the coding sequence ATGTCGTGTAAGGCCGTCACTGCACACCGTGCGCAATTGGGCGAAGGCCCGTTCTGGGATGCGCCCACCCAGGCGCTGTACTGGGTCAATATTGCCGGCAAACAAGCCTTGCGCCTGATGGACGGGCAGTTGCAGACCTGGCAGTTGCCCGAGCATGTCTCGGCGTTTATCCCGTGTGAAAGCGGCGATGCGTTGGTGACGTTGAGCAGCGGTGTCTACCGCCTGGACCTGGCCACCGAAGCCCTGACCCTGCTGTGCGTGGCCGACCCGCAACCGGGCAACCGTGGCAATGAAGCACGCTGCGATGCCCAGGGTCGGCTGTGGCTGGGCACCATGCAGAACAACATCGGCGAACACGGCGAAGACCTGCCGCTCACACGGCGTTCCGGTGGCCTGTTTCGCATCGACGCCGATGGGCTGGTCACGCCGTTGCTGAGCGGCCTGGGCATTCCCAACACCTTGCTCTGGAACGAGGAGGGCAGCCGGGTGCACTTTGGCGACAGCATGGATGGCACGCTCTATCGGCATGCCATCCAGCCCGATGGCCAGCTCGAACCGGCGCAGGTCTGGTTCGGCCCGCACACACGCGGCGGCCCGGATGGCTCGGCGATGGATGCCGAAGGCTATATCTGGAATGCCCGTTGGGACGGCAGTTGCCTGCTGCGCCTGACGCCCGATGGCGAGGTGGACCGCATCATTGAGCTGCCCGTCAGCCGGCCCACCAGTTGCGTATTCGGTGGGCCCGACCTCACCACGCTTTACATCACCAGTGCCGCCAGCCCATTGGATCACCCTCTGGATGGTGCGCTGCTAGCCATCGAAGTGGATATACCCGGCAAACCTTGCCATCGCTTTGCCGGTTAA
- a CDS encoding substrate-binding domain-containing protein produces MKKALRVLAAAVALSSLSSIASAEEVKIGFLVKQAEEPWFQTEWAFAEKAGKEHGFTVIKIAVPDGEKTLSAIDSLAANGAKGFVICPPDVSLGPAIVAKAKLNGLKVMAVDDRFVDAKGNFMEDVPYLGMAAFEVGQKQGAAMAAEAKKRGWDWKDTYAVINTFNELDTGKKRTDGSIKSLEEAGIPKDHILTAALKTLDVPGSMDATNSALVKLPSGAKNLIIGGMNDNTVLGGVRATESAGFKAANVIGIGINGTDAIGELKKADSGFFGSMLPSPHIEGYNTALMMYEWVTKGTEPPKYTAMDEVTLITRANFQEELTKIGLWK; encoded by the coding sequence ATGAAAAAAGCTCTACGCGTCCTTGCCGCCGCCGTTGCTTTAAGCAGCCTCAGCAGCATCGCCTCCGCCGAAGAAGTCAAGATCGGCTTTTTGGTCAAACAGGCCGAAGAACCCTGGTTCCAGACCGAATGGGCCTTCGCCGAAAAAGCCGGTAAGGAACACGGTTTTACCGTGATCAAGATCGCCGTGCCCGATGGCGAAAAGACCCTTTCCGCCATCGACAGCCTGGCCGCCAACGGCGCCAAGGGCTTTGTGATCTGCCCGCCGGACGTGTCACTCGGCCCGGCCATCGTGGCCAAGGCCAAGCTCAATGGCTTGAAAGTCATGGCGGTGGATGACCGCTTCGTCGATGCCAAGGGCAACTTCATGGAGGACGTGCCGTACCTGGGCATGGCTGCGTTTGAAGTCGGCCAGAAACAAGGCGCCGCCATGGCCGCCGAAGCGAAAAAACGTGGCTGGGATTGGAAGGACACCTACGCGGTGATCAACACCTTCAATGAACTCGACACCGGTAAAAAACGCACCGACGGCTCGATCAAATCCCTCGAAGAAGCCGGCATCCCCAAAGACCACATCCTCACCGCCGCGCTGAAAACCCTCGACGTGCCGGGCAGCATGGATGCCACCAACTCGGCGCTGGTCAAACTGCCCAGCGGCGCGAAAAACCTGATCATCGGCGGCATGAATGACAACACCGTGCTCGGCGGCGTGCGCGCCACGGAAAGCGCCGGCTTCAAGGCGGCCAACGTGATCGGCATCGGCATCAACGGCACCGACGCCATCGGCGAACTGAAAAAGGCCGACAGCGGCTTCTTCGGCTCGATGCTGCCGAGCCCGCATATCGAGGGCTACAACACCGCGCTGATGATGTACGAGTGGGTCACCAAAGGTACCGAACCACCGAAGTACACCGCGATGGATGAAGTGACCCTGATCACCCGCGCCAACTTCCAGGAAGAACTGACCAAGATCGGGCTGTGGAAATGA
- the araG gene encoding L-arabinose ABC transporter ATP-binding protein AraG: MTAAALRFEGIGKTFPGVKALDGISFSAQPGQVHALMGENGAGKSTLLKILGGAYIPSSGTVQIGEQTMAFKCAADSIASGVAVIHQELHLVPEMSVAENLFLGHLPSRFGVVNRGLLRKQALACLKGLADEIDPEEKLGRLSLGQRQLVEIAKALSRGAHVIAFDEPTSSLSAREIDRLMAIITRLRDEGKVVLYVSHRMEEVFRICNAVTVFKDGRYVRTFDDMSALSHDQLVTCMVGRDIQDIYDYRPREQGEVALKVDALLGPGLREPISFEVRKGEILGLFGLVGAGRTELFRLLSGLERSSAGSLELCGETLQLRSPRDAIAAGVLLCPEDRKKEGIIPLSSVAENINISARGAHSAFGWLLRDSWETGNADQQIKAMKVKTPDAQQKIMYLSGGNQQKAILGRWLSMPMKVLLLDEPTRGIDIGAKSEIYQIIHNLAASGIAVIVVSSDLMEVMGISDRILVLCEGALRGEQTRAHATESNLLQLALPRRVTN, from the coding sequence ATGACCGCTGCGGCCCTGCGGTTCGAGGGGATCGGCAAAACCTTTCCCGGGGTCAAGGCGCTGGACGGCATCAGCTTCAGCGCCCAGCCGGGGCAGGTGCACGCGTTGATGGGCGAGAACGGCGCGGGCAAGTCGACGCTGCTGAAAATCCTCGGCGGCGCCTACATTCCCAGCAGCGGCACGGTGCAGATCGGCGAGCAGACCATGGCGTTCAAATGCGCGGCGGACAGCATCGCCAGTGGCGTCGCGGTGATCCACCAGGAGCTGCACCTGGTGCCGGAAATGAGCGTGGCCGAGAACCTGTTCCTCGGCCATCTGCCGTCGCGTTTTGGCGTGGTTAACCGGGGGCTGCTGCGTAAGCAGGCCCTGGCCTGCCTCAAGGGTCTGGCGGATGAGATCGACCCTGAAGAAAAGCTCGGCCGGCTGTCCCTGGGCCAACGCCAACTGGTGGAAATCGCCAAGGCGTTGTCCCGTGGCGCCCATGTGATTGCCTTCGACGAGCCCACCAGCAGCCTGTCGGCGCGGGAGATCGACCGCTTGATGGCGATCATCACGCGCCTGCGCGATGAGGGCAAAGTGGTGCTCTACGTGTCGCACCGCATGGAAGAAGTGTTCCGCATTTGCAACGCAGTGACGGTGTTCAAGGACGGCCGTTACGTGCGCACCTTTGACGACATGAGCGCCTTGAGTCACGACCAGTTGGTGACGTGCATGGTCGGTCGCGACATTCAGGACATCTACGACTACCGCCCGCGTGAGCAGGGTGAGGTGGCGCTCAAGGTGGATGCTCTGCTGGGCCCAGGCCTGCGCGAGCCGATCAGTTTCGAGGTGCGCAAGGGCGAGATTCTTGGGCTGTTCGGCTTGGTCGGGGCAGGGCGCACGGAGCTGTTCCGCTTGCTCAGCGGTTTGGAGCGCAGCAGTGCCGGCAGCCTTGAGTTGTGCGGCGAAACATTGCAACTGCGCTCCCCGCGTGACGCCATCGCCGCCGGTGTTTTGTTGTGCCCGGAAGACCGCAAGAAGGAAGGCATCATTCCGCTTTCCAGCGTCGCCGAGAACATCAATATCAGCGCCCGTGGCGCCCATTCTGCGTTCGGTTGGTTGCTGCGCGATAGCTGGGAAACAGGCAACGCCGACCAGCAAATCAAGGCGATGAAAGTCAAGACCCCGGATGCACAACAGAAAATCATGTACCTGTCCGGCGGCAATCAGCAGAAGGCTATTTTGGGCCGCTGGCTGTCGATGCCGATGAAGGTCTTGCTGCTGGATGAGCCGACGCGGGGCATCGACATCGGCGCCAAGTCGGAGATTTACCAGATCATCCACAACCTCGCGGCCAGCGGCATTGCGGTGATTGTGGTGTCCAGCGATTTGATGGAAGTGATGGGCATTTCCGACCGCATCCTGGTGCTGTGCGAAGGCGCCCTGCGCGGTGAGCAAACCCGTGCACACGCCACTGAATCCAACCTGCTGCAGCTGGCCCTGCCGCGCCGCGTGACGAACTGA
- the araH gene encoding L-arabinose ABC transporter permease AraH, with protein MTTQNNALPTARKPLDLRALLDNWAMLLAAVGIFVLCALLIDNFLSPLNMRGLGLAISTVGIAACTMLFCLASGHFDLSVGSVIACAGVVAAIVMRDTESVMLGIGAALLMGLIVGLINGIVIAKLRVNALITTLATMQIVRGLAYIFADGKAVGVSQEQFFVFGNGQLFGVPVPILITIVCFVFFGWLLNYTTYGRNTMAIGGNPEAALLAGVNVDRTKILIFAVHGLIGALAGVILASRMTSGQPMIGQGFELTVISACVLGGVSLSGGIGMIRHVIAGVLILAIIENAMNLKNIDTFYQYVIRGSILLLAVVIDRMKQR; from the coding sequence ATGACCACTCAAAACAACGCGTTGCCAACCGCACGCAAACCCCTCGACCTGCGTGCATTGCTCGACAACTGGGCGATGCTGTTGGCCGCGGTGGGCATCTTTGTGCTGTGCGCCTTGCTGATCGACAACTTCCTCTCACCGCTGAACATGCGCGGCCTGGGCCTGGCGATTTCCACCGTCGGCATCGCCGCCTGCACCATGCTGTTCTGCCTGGCGTCGGGGCACTTCGACCTGTCTGTAGGTTCGGTGATTGCCTGCGCCGGCGTGGTGGCGGCGATTGTGATGCGCGACACCGAAAGCGTCATGCTAGGCATCGGCGCTGCGCTGCTGATGGGCCTGATCGTCGGGTTGATCAACGGCATCGTCATCGCCAAGCTGCGGGTCAATGCGTTGATCACCACCTTGGCGACCATGCAGATCGTGCGCGGCCTGGCCTACATCTTTGCCGACGGCAAAGCGGTTGGCGTGTCCCAAGAGCAGTTCTTCGTATTCGGCAACGGCCAGTTGTTCGGCGTGCCGGTGCCGATCCTGATCACCATTGTGTGCTTCGTGTTTTTCGGCTGGCTGCTGAACTACACCACGTATGGGCGCAACACTATGGCCATCGGCGGCAACCCGGAAGCGGCGTTGCTGGCGGGGGTGAACGTTGATCGCACCAAGATCCTGATCTTCGCCGTACACGGCCTGATCGGCGCACTGGCCGGCGTAATCCTCGCCTCGCGCATGACCTCGGGCCAGCCGATGATCGGCCAGGGTTTTGAACTCACGGTGATCTCGGCATGCGTGCTGGGCGGGGTGTCGTTGAGCGGCGGGATTGGCATGATCCGGCATGTGATTGCGGGGGTGTTGATTTTGGCGATCATTGAGAATGCGATGAACCTGAAGAACATCGACACGTTTTATCAGTACGTAATTCGCGGCTCGATCCTGCTGCTGGCGGTGGTCATCGACCGCATGAAACAACGCTGA